The DNA sequence GCGGGACGGGCCGGTGCAGGGCGCTGATGATGCCCGCGGTGACCGTGCTGCGCAGCCCCAGCGGGGCGCCCGCCGCGATCACCTCTTCGCCGACGCGCAGCTTGTCCGAGTCGCCCATCTTGGCCACGGTCAGGTTGTCGACGTTGTCGACCTTCAGCACGGCCAGGTCGGTCTTGGGGTCGCGGCCGACGAGGTTGGCCGGTACCTCCTTGCCGTCGTTGAACACGACGGTCAGCTTGTACTTGGCCGGGTTGGTGGCCGCCTCGGAGATGACGTGGTTGTTGGTGACGATGTAGCCGCGTCCGTCGATGATGACGCCGGAGCCCTGTGAGCCCTCCTGGTCGCTCTTGGCCTCGATGGTGACCACCGAATCGGCGACCGCGTCGGCGACCTTGGTGATGCGTCCCTCCGGCGGATCGCCGGTGTCGCTGGTCTCGAGGGTGACCTTCGAGGTGGTGAACGCCTGCACGGTCTCGGCGGTCGTGTTGCCGACCCACCCGCCGAGCGCGCCCACCATCAGCGCGGTGAGCAGCAACACGGCCAGGGCGATGTAGGAGACCCGGCCGCCGAACAGCACGTCGCGCACGCCGAGCTTGCCCGCCTGAGCGGGCGCCTGTGCCGGTGCCGCCGCGGCGACCGCCGGGGTGCCCAGTGACGCCGGTGCGCTCGGGTCCCGCCACGGATCGGGGGTGACGTCGCCGGGGTCGCCGGCCCGTTCGGCGTCGAGGGCGCCGGCGTCGGCGGGATGGCGCTGCAGGGACTCGGCACCGGCGTAGGGCGGGCGGCCGAAGGCCTCGGCGAGCACCGGGTCGGGCGCCTGGGTCTTCGGGGTGTACTCCACCTGGTCGCGCTGCGGGCCGACGCCGAGGAACGAACCGCTGACACCGCTGGGCCGCCCGAAGGCGCGTTGCGCCGCCGGATCGACCGGGGGCCGCTCGACGGGGCGGGGCGCCATGCGGCGGCTGGCCTGGTCCTGATTGGTCACCGGTGCATCACTCTCTATCGGAGCGCCCGGGATCACGGGCGCAGTCGCTGCTCGACTCCAGAACTCAGCCTACCGGCGTTTACGCCGGTCGCGCGTAGCGTCGTCAGCAAACTTCGACTGCTCGGGTCCGTCGACCGGGGACCGCGGCATGTGTTCCGGGATCTGCGACAACATCCCCAGCAGGGTGTTCGGTATCGCGATGGGCTGGCTGTCCCGCAACGCCGCGCGGGCCTGGCTCTGGGCTTCCACCTCGGCGGCGCACTGGGGGCACACCGACAGGTGGCTGGCCGCGCGCAGGTGTGCGCTCATCCGCAGTTCACCGTCGACGAAGGCGGCGACTGCCTCGATGGAGAGGTGCTCGGTGGAGCCGAACTGGCGGGGTGCGCCCACCGGGGCGTCGCTCTGGGAGGCGAACTGTGCGGGCAACCAGGAGAAGGCCCGGCGGAACACATGTCCCGGATCGACCATCATCCAGCTCCTCTCGGTTCGCTCACTGGTCTGTAAGACGCCGCCCACATGAGGTTAGCGCGGGACCGTCCCGCAGACACCGAGATGGTCAGGCGGATGCCGCCGCGTCCGGCGCGTGCCGGGCGAGGTAGTCGCGCAGGGCCTGGCGGCCGCGGTGGATGCGGCTGCGCACCGTGCCGAGCTTCACCCCTAGCGTGGCGCCGATTTCCTCATAGGACAGACCTTCGATGTCGCACAGCACGACCGCGGCGCGGAACT is a window from the Mycolicibacterium litorale genome containing:
- the rseA gene encoding anti-sigma E factor RseA; amino-acid sequence: MVDPGHVFRRAFSWLPAQFASQSDAPVGAPRQFGSTEHLSIEAVAAFVDGELRMSAHLRAASHLSVCPQCAAEVEAQSQARAALRDSQPIAIPNTLLGMLSQIPEHMPRSPVDGPEQSKFADDATRDRRKRR
- a CDS encoding S1C family serine protease; translation: MTNQDQASRRMAPRPVERPPVDPAAQRAFGRPSGVSGSFLGVGPQRDQVEYTPKTQAPDPVLAEAFGRPPYAGAESLQRHPADAGALDAERAGDPGDVTPDPWRDPSAPASLGTPAVAAAAPAQAPAQAGKLGVRDVLFGGRVSYIALAVLLLTALMVGALGGWVGNTTAETVQAFTTSKVTLETSDTGDPPEGRITKVADAVADSVVTIEAKSDQEGSQGSGVIIDGRGYIVTNNHVISEAATNPAKYKLTVVFNDGKEVPANLVGRDPKTDLAVLKVDNVDNLTVAKMGDSDKLRVGEEVIAAGAPLGLRSTVTAGIISALHRPVPLSGDGSDTDTVIDGVQTDASINHGNSGGPLIDMDANVIGINTAGKSLSDSASGLGFAIPVNEVKTVVDALIRDGRISHPTLGLTAKSVSNDVASGAQVANVKAGSAAERAGILENDVVVKVGDRSVADADEFVVAVRQLKIGEPAPIEVVRDGRPVTLTVTPTPDASTD